The following coding sequences are from one Streptomyces sp. NBC_00536 window:
- a CDS encoding HypC/HybG/HupF family hydrogenase formation chaperone → MCLAVPGRVLDIEEKDGTRMATVDFGGVVKEVCLEYLPDLQVGEYAIVHVGFALQRLDEESAKQTLELFAQLGMLQEEFGDPWEQAAQAGGSPWPFEGDPFEGDQAESDAVEEARK, encoded by the coding sequence ATGTGCCTGGCGGTACCCGGCAGAGTGCTTGACATCGAGGAGAAGGACGGCACCCGGATGGCGACCGTCGACTTCGGCGGGGTGGTCAAGGAGGTGTGCCTGGAGTACCTGCCGGACCTCCAGGTGGGCGAGTACGCCATCGTGCACGTCGGCTTCGCCCTCCAGCGGCTGGACGAGGAGTCGGCCAAGCAGACCCTCGAACTCTTCGCCCAGCTCGGCATGCTCCAGGAGGAGTTCGGCGACCCGTGGGAGCAGGCGGCGCAGGCGGGCGGATCCCCCTGGCCGTTCGAAGGGGATCCCTTCGAGGGCGACCAGGCCGAAAGTGACGCCGTCGAGGAGGCGCGGAAGTGA
- the hypF gene encoding carbamoyltransferase HypF has protein sequence MEAVQRRRVIVRGVVQGVGFRPYVYTRATGLGLAGHVTNTPDGVVAEVEGAPAAVSAFCERLAADAPPLAVVDAVDHHEVPVAGGAGFTIVASRTGGPARTLVSPDVATCADCLAELADPADRRHRHPFITCTHCGPRFTIVTGLPYDRAHTTMARFPMCADCAREYADPGDRRFHAQPVACPACGPRLRLLRAGTPGRTGAGPTPPPREDPAGPDPVAEARRLLAAGAVLAVKGLGGYHLACDAAHPGAVAELRRRKGRGDKPFALMARDLADIEALAEAGPEERALLTAGARPIVLLRRRAGVAAPPGVAPGAPDLGVMLPYTPVHHLLLGLPGDPPGPRLLVMTSGNLSGEPIVTDDAEALERLAPLADAWLTHDRPIHVPCDDSVVRICDGEVLTVRRARGYAPLPLALPLPVPPTLATGGDLKNALCLGEGHRAWLSAHIGDMDDLATQHAFERAERQLESITGVTPELLAADRHPGYRSAQWALRHRGGRPVVRVQHHHAHIASALAEHGQGGARRVIGVAFDGTGYGDDGAVWGGEVLLADYAGFTRFAHLAYVPLPGGDAAVHRPYRMALSHLRAAGLDWDPALPCTAACPPDELRVLRTQLERDLNCVPTSSMGRLFDAVSALAGVCQHAGYEAQAAIELENAALAAPEAAGAPGRGYGHGYTFALRDPQPVDPQPGGPTGAVIADPAPVLAAVVADVRAGVPTAVIAARFHASVAALVGALCARARDRHGLDTVALTGGVFANTLLSTACARILRADGFTVLRHHRIPPGDGGLALGQLMVAAAARPTEHPQRGEAHVPGGTRQSA, from the coding sequence ATGGAAGCGGTGCAGCGGCGCCGGGTCATCGTCCGCGGCGTCGTCCAAGGCGTCGGATTCCGGCCGTACGTCTACACCCGCGCCACCGGTCTCGGCCTCGCCGGGCACGTCACCAACACCCCTGACGGCGTGGTCGCGGAGGTTGAGGGCGCCCCGGCCGCCGTATCGGCCTTCTGCGAGCGGCTCGCCGCCGACGCGCCCCCGCTCGCCGTGGTGGACGCCGTCGACCACCACGAGGTACCGGTCGCGGGCGGCGCCGGTTTCACCATCGTCGCCTCCCGCACCGGCGGCCCCGCCCGTACGCTCGTCTCCCCGGACGTCGCCACCTGCGCGGACTGCCTCGCCGAGCTGGCCGACCCCGCCGACCGGCGCCACCGCCACCCCTTCATCACCTGCACCCACTGCGGGCCGCGGTTCACCATCGTCACCGGGCTGCCGTACGACCGCGCCCACACCACCATGGCCCGCTTCCCGATGTGCGCCGACTGCGCCCGTGAGTACGCCGACCCCGGCGACCGGCGCTTCCACGCCCAGCCCGTCGCCTGCCCCGCCTGCGGCCCCCGGCTGCGGCTGCTGCGCGCGGGGACTCCGGGCAGGACGGGCGCCGGGCCGACGCCACCGCCGCGCGAGGACCCGGCCGGGCCCGACCCGGTGGCCGAAGCCCGGCGGCTGCTCGCCGCGGGGGCGGTCCTCGCCGTCAAGGGCCTCGGCGGGTACCACCTCGCCTGCGACGCCGCCCACCCCGGCGCCGTCGCGGAACTGCGCCGCCGCAAGGGCCGCGGGGACAAGCCCTTCGCCCTGATGGCCCGGGACCTCGCCGACATCGAGGCGCTGGCCGAGGCGGGCCCCGAGGAGCGCGCCCTGCTCACCGCGGGCGCCCGGCCCATCGTCCTGCTGCGCCGCCGGGCCGGGGTGGCGGCCCCGCCGGGGGTGGCGCCCGGCGCCCCCGACCTCGGCGTGATGCTCCCGTACACCCCCGTGCACCACCTGCTGCTGGGCCTGCCCGGCGATCCTCCCGGACCCCGCCTCCTCGTCATGACCAGCGGAAACCTGTCCGGCGAGCCCATCGTCACCGATGACGCCGAAGCCCTGGAGCGGCTCGCCCCCCTCGCCGACGCCTGGCTCACCCACGACCGCCCGATCCACGTGCCCTGCGACGACTCCGTCGTGCGGATCTGCGACGGCGAGGTCCTCACGGTCCGCCGCGCACGCGGCTACGCCCCGCTGCCGCTCGCCCTCCCGCTGCCGGTCCCGCCGACCCTGGCCACCGGCGGCGACCTCAAGAACGCCCTCTGCCTCGGCGAAGGACACCGGGCCTGGCTGTCCGCCCACATCGGCGACATGGACGATCTCGCCACCCAGCACGCCTTCGAACGCGCCGAGCGGCAGCTGGAATCCATCACCGGCGTCACCCCCGAACTGCTCGCCGCCGACCGGCACCCCGGCTACCGCTCCGCGCAGTGGGCCCTGCGCCACCGCGGCGGACGCCCGGTGGTCCGGGTCCAGCACCACCACGCGCACATCGCGTCCGCCCTCGCCGAACACGGACAGGGCGGCGCGCGCCGGGTGATCGGCGTGGCCTTCGACGGGACCGGCTACGGCGACGACGGGGCGGTCTGGGGCGGCGAGGTGCTCCTCGCCGACTACGCCGGGTTCACCCGCTTCGCCCACCTCGCCTACGTCCCCCTGCCGGGCGGTGACGCCGCCGTGCACCGCCCGTACCGCATGGCCCTGTCCCACCTGCGCGCCGCGGGCCTCGACTGGGACCCCGCGCTGCCCTGTACGGCGGCCTGCCCTCCCGATGAACTCCGCGTCCTGCGCACTCAGTTGGAGCGGGACCTGAACTGCGTCCCGACCTCCAGCATGGGCCGCCTCTTCGACGCGGTCTCCGCGCTCGCCGGGGTCTGCCAGCACGCGGGCTACGAGGCGCAGGCCGCGATCGAGCTGGAGAACGCGGCCCTGGCGGCGCCCGAGGCCGCCGGTGCGCCCGGCCGCGGATACGGTCACGGATACACCTTCGCCCTGCGCGACCCGCAGCCGGTCGACCCGCAGCCGGGCGGGCCGACCGGTGCGGTCATCGCCGATCCGGCCCCCGTCCTGGCCGCCGTCGTGGCCGACGTACGCGCCGGCGTTCCGACGGCCGTGATCGCGGCCCGGTTCCACGCGTCGGTCGCCGCGCTCGTCGGCGCACTGTGCGCGCGGGCCCGGGACCGGCACGGCCTGGACACGGTGGCGCTGACCGGCGGGGTCTTCGCCAACACGCTGCTGTCCACGGCCTGCGCGCGCATCCTGCGCGCGGACGGGTTCACCGTCCTGCGCCACCACCGGATCCCGCCGGGCGACGGCGGACTGGCCCTCGGCCAGCTGATGGTGGCCGCCGCCGCGCGGCCCACCGAACACCCACAGCGAGGAGAAGCCCATGTGCCTGGCGGTACCCGGCAGAGTGCTTGA
- the hypB gene encoding hydrogenase nickel incorporation protein HypB: MCRVVDLQQAVLAKNEAAAHTLRAGLTARGTTLVNLLSSPGSGKTALLERELLLARERGVPVAALTADLATENDATRLARSGAPVKQVLTDGLCHLEAHMLGRHLDGWLAEDTRLLFVENVGNLVCPASYDLGETLRVVLASVTEGEDKPLKYPTAFGLAQLVVVTKTDIAGAVDFDEAAFRANVRQVNPGVDVVLTSARTGTGVGILLDRALAAAAGAPVHQPVMARRQPPAHRHDDGLAPAHDHDHTHSHDHSHGHDHAHPHDGPHQHPHPAAVQTR, translated from the coding sequence ATGTGCCGTGTGGTCGACCTCCAGCAGGCGGTACTCGCCAAGAACGAAGCAGCCGCGCACACCCTGCGCGCCGGACTCACCGCCCGCGGCACCACGCTCGTCAACCTGCTGTCCAGCCCCGGCAGCGGCAAGACGGCGCTGCTGGAGCGGGAGTTGCTGCTCGCCCGCGAACGCGGGGTGCCGGTCGCCGCGTTGACGGCCGATCTGGCCACCGAGAACGACGCGACCCGGCTCGCCCGCTCCGGCGCCCCCGTCAAACAGGTGCTCACCGACGGACTCTGCCACCTGGAGGCCCACATGCTGGGCCGCCACCTGGACGGCTGGCTCGCCGAGGACACCCGGCTGCTCTTCGTGGAGAACGTCGGCAACCTGGTCTGTCCCGCCTCCTACGACCTGGGCGAAACCCTGCGCGTGGTCCTCGCCTCGGTCACCGAGGGCGAGGACAAGCCGCTCAAGTACCCGACCGCCTTCGGCCTCGCGCAGCTGGTGGTGGTGACCAAGACCGACATCGCCGGGGCCGTCGACTTCGACGAGGCCGCCTTCCGCGCCAACGTCCGGCAGGTCAACCCCGGTGTGGACGTGGTCCTCACGTCGGCCCGTACGGGCACGGGCGTGGGCATCCTGCTCGACCGCGCGCTCGCCGCCGCGGCCGGAGCCCCGGTCCACCAGCCGGTCATGGCCCGCCGACAGCCCCCCGCACACCGCCACGACGACGGTCTCGCCCCCGCCCACGACCACGATCACACCCACTCGCACGACCACAGCCACGGGCACGACCACGCTCACCCGCACGACGGCCCGCACCAGCACCCGCACCCCGCCGCGGTGCAGACCCGCTGA
- a CDS encoding hydrogenase maturation nickel metallochaperone HypA/HybF, translated as MHEMSIAMAVVGQVEEAARAGGARAVTLVRLQVGELAGVVPDALAFCFELACAQTVLEGAALVTEAVTARARCGACTGEWAVGMPPELCCPACGRATDVELLTGRELRILSVEWEDCPGPGAAAPAAARERDREPISEEH; from the coding sequence ATGCACGAGATGTCGATCGCCATGGCCGTCGTGGGCCAGGTGGAAGAAGCCGCCCGGGCGGGCGGCGCCCGGGCCGTCACCCTCGTCCGGCTCCAGGTCGGCGAACTGGCCGGGGTGGTGCCCGACGCCCTCGCCTTCTGCTTCGAACTGGCCTGCGCCCAGACGGTGCTGGAAGGCGCCGCACTCGTCACGGAAGCGGTCACCGCCCGCGCCCGCTGCGGTGCCTGCACCGGCGAATGGGCCGTCGGCATGCCCCCCGAACTGTGCTGCCCCGCCTGTGGCCGGGCCACCGACGTCGAACTGCTCACGGGCCGCGAACTGCGCATCCTCAGCGTGGAGTGGGAGGACTGCCCCGGCCCCGGAGCCGCCGCCCCCGCCGCCGCCCGTGAGCGTGACCGTGAACCCATCTCCGAGGAGCACTGA
- a CDS encoding DUF6893 family small protein yields MTGTTKKKTTVIGGATVVALAAVIKQIIPDIRRYLKMRRM; encoded by the coding sequence ATGACCGGCACGACCAAGAAGAAGACGACCGTCATCGGCGGTGCGACCGTCGTCGCGCTCGCCGCCGTGATCAAGCAGATCATCCCCGACATCCGGCGCTACCTGAAGATGCGCCGGATGTGA
- a CDS encoding hydrogenase maturation protease, translating into MNDERPPGATLIAGIGNVFLGDDGFGVETVRQLAAHPLPAGAEAVDFGVRGVHLAYQLLDGYDMLVLLDATARGGAPGTLYLIEADAPGSVEPGRAVLDGHHMSPDAVLALLGTLCEGTGATPPRRTLVVGCEPACVEEGIGLSAPVAAAVPRAVGMVLELLQDGDEDREPLRELRRIR; encoded by the coding sequence GTGAACGACGAGCGCCCACCGGGCGCCACCCTGATCGCCGGGATCGGCAACGTCTTCCTGGGCGATGACGGCTTCGGCGTGGAGACCGTACGGCAGTTGGCGGCCCACCCGCTGCCCGCCGGCGCCGAGGCGGTGGACTTCGGGGTGCGCGGGGTCCACCTCGCCTACCAGCTCCTCGACGGGTACGACATGCTCGTCCTGCTCGACGCCACCGCCCGCGGCGGCGCCCCGGGCACCCTCTACCTGATCGAGGCCGACGCACCCGGTTCCGTCGAACCGGGCCGGGCCGTCCTGGACGGCCACCACATGTCCCCCGACGCGGTCCTCGCCCTGCTGGGCACCCTGTGCGAGGGGACCGGCGCGACACCGCCGCGGCGCACGCTCGTCGTCGGCTGCGAACCCGCCTGCGTCGAGGAGGGCATCGGGCTGAGCGCCCCGGTGGCCGCCGCCGTGCCGCGGGCCGTGGGGATGGTCCTGGAGCTGCTTCAGGACGGGGACGAGGACCGGGAACCGCTGCGCGAACTGAGGAGGATCCGATGA
- a CDS encoding DUF6084 family protein, producing the protein MTDFAFTCTGVRADAYAAGPTLVFRLRVTATPGTRVHALALRCQMRIEPARRGYEPAEAAALADLFGARSRWGTTLQPVQFTQVTAMIPSFTGETETDLVVPCTYDMDIAATRYFNALEDGEVPLLMLFSGTAFTGSTGFHVEPVPWDREASHRMPVSVWREMVEQHFPGCGWLRLPRDTMDDLLAYRSRHALASWEATVRALLDADAAAGNPGPQDPAWAGAVLPRATERTAP; encoded by the coding sequence GTGACCGACTTCGCCTTCACCTGCACGGGCGTGCGCGCCGACGCCTACGCGGCCGGCCCCACCCTCGTCTTCCGGCTGCGCGTCACCGCCACCCCCGGCACCCGGGTGCACGCCCTCGCGCTGCGCTGCCAGATGCGCATCGAACCGGCCCGGCGCGGCTACGAACCCGCCGAGGCGGCGGCCCTCGCCGACCTCTTCGGGGCCCGCTCCCGCTGGGGCACCACCCTCCAGCCCGTGCAGTTCACCCAGGTCACCGCGATGATCCCCAGCTTCACCGGGGAAACCGAGACCGACCTCGTGGTGCCCTGCACCTACGACATGGACATCGCGGCCACCCGCTACTTCAACGCCCTCGAAGACGGCGAGGTGCCGCTGCTGATGCTGTTCTCCGGTACGGCCTTCACCGGGTCCACCGGCTTCCACGTCGAACCCGTCCCCTGGGACCGCGAGGCCTCCCACCGCATGCCGGTGAGCGTGTGGCGGGAGATGGTCGAGCAGCACTTCCCCGGCTGCGGCTGGCTGCGGCTGCCCCGCGACACCATGGACGACCTCCTCGCCTACCGTTCGCGGCACGCCCTCGCCTCGTGGGAGGCGACCGTACGAGCCCTGCTCGACGCGGACGCCGCCGCCGGGAACCCCGGGCCGCAGGACCCCGCGTGGGCCGGCGCCGTACTGCCGCGCGCGACCGAAAGGACGGCGCCGTGA
- a CDS encoding DUF5947 family protein encodes MTAPTGRPGPLRPGPRGLRRFAGPRLPRREVCELCGVVVAEEHHRHLVETERRALVCACVPCALLLDRPGAAVGGRFRAVPDRYLTDPDHRLDDGAWELLQIPVSVAFFFRNAALDRLVALYPSPAGATESELDPATWQTVLGASRLSALLEPDVEALLLRRSGGRTECHLVPIDICYELVGRMRLLWQGFDGGAEARAALDAFFAQVERRAKVPTGTGTPTAEAGRP; translated from the coding sequence GTGACGGCGCCCACGGGACGGCCCGGGCCGCTGCGCCCGGGCCCGCGCGGCCTGCGCCGCTTCGCCGGGCCGCGCCTCCCGCGCCGGGAAGTGTGCGAACTCTGCGGGGTGGTCGTGGCCGAGGAGCACCACCGCCACCTCGTGGAAACCGAACGGCGCGCCCTGGTCTGTGCCTGCGTGCCCTGCGCCCTGCTGCTCGACCGGCCGGGCGCCGCCGTCGGCGGCCGGTTCCGCGCCGTCCCCGACCGCTACCTCACCGACCCGGACCACCGGCTCGACGACGGGGCGTGGGAACTGCTCCAGATCCCGGTCAGCGTCGCGTTCTTCTTCCGCAACGCGGCCCTCGACCGGCTCGTCGCGCTCTACCCGAGCCCGGCCGGAGCCACCGAGAGCGAACTCGATCCGGCGACCTGGCAGACCGTACTCGGTGCGAGCCGCCTCTCGGCCCTGCTCGAACCCGACGTCGAGGCCCTGTTGCTGCGGCGCTCCGGGGGCCGGACCGAGTGCCATCTGGTCCCGATCGACATCTGCTACGAACTGGTGGGACGCATGAGGCTGCTGTGGCAGGGCTTCGACGGCGGGGCGGAAGCCCGCGCCGCGCTGGACGCCTTCTTCGCCCAGGTCGAACGCCGGGCCAAGGTGCCGACGGGTACGGGTACGCCCACCGCCGAGGCGGGCCGACCGTGA
- a CDS encoding nickel-dependent hydrogenase large subunit, translating to MAPKTKAAGDGSGLVEMAWDPITRIVGSLGIHTKIDFKQKRVAECYSTSSVFRGYSVFMRGKDPRDAHFITSRICGICGDNHATCSVYAQNMAYGVKPPHLAEWIINLGESAEYMFDHNIFQENLVGVDYCEKMVRETNPGVLELAERTPAPHAGEHGFKTIADIMRSLNPIEGEFYREALQVSRYTREMFCLMEGRHVHPSTLYPGGVGTIASVQLFTDYMSRLMRYCEFMKRVVPLHDDLFDFFYEALPGYEEVGRRRVLLGCWGALNDPEHCDFTYANMTDWGRKMFVTPGVVVDGKLVTNDLTEINLGIRILLGSSYYDDWQGQEQFVTHDPLGNPVDPRHPWNQHTIPAPQKRNFDDKYSWVMSPRWFDGKDHLPLDTGGGPLARLWSTALSGLVHTDYVQATGHSVVITLPRTMTKPETRFEWKIPKWSNALERNRARTYFQAYAAAIALHCAEKGLAEVRAGRTQTWEKFEVPDEGLGVGFTEAVRGVLSHHMVIRDGKIANYHPYPPTPWNASTRDTYGTPGPYEDAVQNTPIFEENTPENFKGIDIMRAVRSFDPCLPCGVHMYVGPGKTVKQMHVPTGLSGLGG from the coding sequence ATGGCACCGAAGACGAAGGCGGCCGGTGACGGCAGCGGCCTGGTCGAGATGGCCTGGGATCCGATCACCCGGATCGTGGGCAGCCTCGGCATCCACACGAAGATCGACTTCAAGCAGAAGCGGGTCGCGGAGTGCTACAGCACCTCGTCGGTCTTCCGCGGCTACAGCGTCTTCATGCGCGGCAAGGACCCCCGCGACGCGCACTTCATCACCAGCCGCATCTGCGGCATCTGCGGTGACAACCACGCCACGTGCTCCGTCTACGCGCAGAACATGGCCTACGGGGTGAAGCCCCCGCACCTCGCCGAGTGGATCATCAACCTCGGCGAGTCCGCGGAGTACATGTTCGACCACAACATCTTCCAGGAGAACCTGGTCGGGGTCGACTACTGCGAAAAGATGGTCCGCGAGACCAACCCCGGCGTCCTGGAACTGGCCGAGCGCACCCCCGCCCCGCACGCCGGCGAGCACGGCTTCAAGACGATCGCCGACATCATGCGCTCGCTCAACCCCATCGAGGGCGAGTTCTACCGCGAGGCACTGCAGGTCAGCCGCTACACGCGGGAGATGTTCTGCCTCATGGAGGGCCGCCACGTGCACCCCTCCACCCTCTACCCGGGCGGCGTCGGCACCATCGCCTCCGTCCAGCTCTTCACGGACTACATGAGCCGCCTCATGCGGTACTGCGAGTTCATGAAGCGGGTCGTCCCGCTCCACGACGACCTCTTCGACTTCTTCTACGAGGCCCTGCCCGGGTACGAGGAAGTCGGCAGGCGCCGCGTGCTGCTCGGCTGCTGGGGCGCGCTCAACGACCCCGAGCACTGCGACTTCACCTACGCCAACATGACCGACTGGGGACGGAAGATGTTCGTCACCCCCGGCGTGGTGGTCGACGGCAAGCTCGTCACCAACGACCTCACCGAGATCAACCTCGGCATCCGGATCCTGCTCGGCAGTTCGTACTACGACGACTGGCAGGGCCAGGAGCAGTTCGTCACCCACGACCCGCTCGGCAACCCGGTCGACCCCCGCCACCCGTGGAACCAGCACACCATCCCGGCCCCGCAGAAGCGGAACTTCGACGACAAGTACAGCTGGGTCATGTCCCCTCGCTGGTTCGACGGCAAGGACCACCTGCCCCTGGACACCGGCGGCGGCCCGCTCGCCCGGCTGTGGTCCACGGCGCTGTCCGGGCTGGTCCACACCGACTACGTGCAGGCCACCGGCCACAGCGTGGTCATCACCCTGCCCCGCACCATGACCAAGCCCGAGACCCGCTTCGAGTGGAAGATCCCGAAGTGGAGCAACGCGCTGGAGCGCAACCGCGCCCGCACGTACTTCCAGGCGTACGCGGCCGCCATCGCGCTGCACTGCGCGGAGAAGGGCCTGGCCGAGGTCCGCGCCGGACGCACCCAGACCTGGGAGAAGTTCGAGGTCCCGGACGAGGGACTGGGCGTCGGCTTCACCGAAGCCGTCCGCGGGGTCCTCTCGCACCACATGGTGATCCGCGACGGCAAGATCGCCAACTACCACCCGTACCCGCCGACCCCGTGGAACGCGAGCACCCGAGACACCTACGGCACCCCCGGACCGTACGAGGACGCCGTACAGAACACCCCGATCTTCGAGGAGAACACCCCGGAGAACTTCAAGGGCATCGACATCATGCGCGCCGTGCGCAGCTTCGACCCCTGTCTGCCGTGCGGTGTGCACATGTACGTCGGCCCCGGCAAGACCGTCAAGCAGATGCACGTGCCCACCGGCCTGAGCGGACTGGGCGGATGA
- a CDS encoding hydrogenase expression protein HypE → MDAETTTSPNAVEDPPIHILWINAGLSCDGDSVSLTAAMQPSIEEIVMGVLPGLPKIAVHWPLIDFECGPVGGADTFIEWFFKGERGEIDPFVLVVEGSIPNESIKPEGYWCGFGDDPETGQPITTSEWIDRLAPKALAVVAIGTCATYGGIHAMEGNPTGAMGLPDYLGWDWTSKAGIPIVCVPGCPIQPDNFSETLTYLLYQAAGSAPMIPLDDKLRPTWLFGNTVHEGCDRAGYYEQGQFAHTYDSPKCLVKLGCWGPVVKCNVPKRGWMNGIGGCPNVGGICIACTMPGFPDKFMPFMDEPPGSKVSSAASGAYGAVIRKLRAVTAHTVDQEPKWRHRGEKLTTGYRPPWSGR, encoded by the coding sequence GACTCGGTCTCCCTGACCGCCGCGATGCAGCCCAGCATCGAAGAGATCGTGATGGGCGTCCTGCCCGGGCTGCCCAAGATCGCCGTGCACTGGCCGCTGATCGACTTCGAATGCGGTCCCGTCGGCGGCGCGGACACGTTCATCGAATGGTTCTTCAAGGGCGAGCGCGGCGAAATCGACCCCTTCGTGCTGGTCGTCGAGGGGTCCATCCCCAACGAGAGCATCAAGCCCGAGGGGTACTGGTGCGGCTTCGGCGACGATCCGGAGACCGGCCAGCCCATCACCACCAGCGAGTGGATCGACCGGCTGGCCCCCAAGGCCCTGGCCGTCGTCGCCATCGGCACCTGCGCGACGTACGGCGGCATCCACGCCATGGAGGGCAACCCCACCGGCGCCATGGGCCTGCCCGACTACCTGGGCTGGGACTGGACCTCCAAGGCGGGCATCCCGATCGTGTGCGTGCCGGGCTGCCCGATCCAGCCCGACAACTTCTCCGAGACCCTCACCTACCTCCTCTACCAGGCGGCCGGATCCGCGCCGATGATCCCGCTGGACGACAAGCTGCGGCCGACCTGGCTGTTCGGCAACACCGTCCACGAGGGGTGCGACCGGGCCGGCTACTACGAGCAGGGCCAGTTCGCGCACACCTACGACTCGCCCAAGTGCCTGGTCAAGCTCGGCTGCTGGGGCCCGGTCGTCAAGTGCAACGTGCCCAAGCGCGGCTGGATGAACGGCATCGGAGGCTGTCCCAACGTCGGCGGCATCTGCATCGCCTGCACGATGCCCGGCTTCCCCGACAAGTTCATGCCGTTCATGGACGAACCCCCCGGCAGCAAGGTGTCCAGCGCCGCCAGCGGGGCGTACGGAGCGGTGATCCGCAAGCTCCGCGCGGTCACGGCGCACACCGTCGACCAGGAACCCAAGTGGCGCCACCGCGGCGAGAAGCTCACCACCGGCTACCGGCCGCCCTGGTCCGGGCGGTAA